In Hahella sp. KA22, one genomic interval encodes:
- the atpA gene encoding F0F1 ATP synthase subunit alpha: MQQLNPSEISEIIKKRIEKLDISSEAKTEGTIVSVSDGIVLIHGLADVMYGEMIEFEGGVYGLALNLERDSVGAVVLGDYKDLAEGQKVRVTGRILEVPVGEQLLGRVVDGLGNPIDGKGALETTLTEPVEKVAPGVIARKSVGQPMQTGYKSVDTMVPIGRGQRELVIGDRQTGKTALAIDAIINQKGTGIKCIYVAIGQKQSSIANVVRKLEEHGAMDHTIVVAAGAADPASMQFLAPYSGCTMGEYFRDRGEDALIIYDDLTKQAWAYRQISLLLRRPPGREAYPGDVFYLHSRLLERASRVNEEYVEKYTNGEVKGKTGSLTALPIIETQAGDVSAFVPTNVISITDGQIFLETSLFNAGIRPAMNAGISVSRVGGAAQTKIMKKLGGGIRLALAQYRELAAFAQFASDLDEATRKQLEHGQRVTELMKQKQFAPMTVAEMGLVLFAANEGFLDDVDAKKVVPFEAALLSYAKSEFGDLLAKINEAGDYNDEIAAGLKSCIEKFKSTQTW; this comes from the coding sequence ATGCAGCAACTGAATCCATCTGAGATCAGTGAAATCATCAAGAAGCGCATTGAGAAGCTGGATATTTCTTCTGAAGCAAAAACAGAAGGCACTATCGTAAGCGTTTCTGATGGTATCGTACTGATCCATGGTCTTGCCGACGTAATGTACGGTGAGATGATTGAATTTGAAGGCGGCGTATACGGTCTGGCTCTTAACTTAGAGCGCGATTCCGTGGGCGCCGTTGTACTGGGCGACTACAAAGATTTAGCGGAAGGCCAAAAGGTAAGAGTAACCGGCCGTATCTTGGAAGTACCCGTAGGCGAACAATTGCTTGGTCGCGTCGTTGACGGACTGGGTAATCCGATTGACGGTAAAGGCGCTCTTGAAACGACTCTGACTGAGCCTGTTGAAAAAGTGGCGCCGGGCGTTATCGCTCGTAAATCCGTTGGTCAGCCGATGCAGACCGGTTATAAATCCGTTGATACCATGGTGCCTATCGGTCGCGGTCAGCGTGAGTTGGTTATCGGCGACCGCCAGACTGGTAAGACTGCTCTGGCGATCGATGCGATCATTAACCAGAAAGGCACAGGCATTAAGTGTATCTATGTAGCGATTGGCCAGAAGCAATCTTCTATCGCTAACGTAGTGCGCAAGCTGGAAGAACACGGCGCAATGGATCACACCATCGTTGTCGCCGCTGGCGCTGCGGACCCTGCTTCCATGCAGTTCCTGGCTCCGTATTCCGGTTGCACCATGGGCGAATACTTCCGTGATCGCGGCGAAGACGCACTGATCATTTATGACGACTTGACCAAGCAAGCTTGGGCGTATCGTCAGATCTCCCTGTTGCTGCGTCGTCCGCCCGGACGTGAAGCTTACCCCGGTGACGTATTCTACCTGCACTCCCGTTTGTTGGAGCGTGCGTCCCGCGTTAACGAGGAATACGTAGAGAAGTACACCAACGGTGAAGTGAAAGGCAAAACCGGTTCTTTGACCGCTCTGCCTATCATCGAAACTCAAGCCGGTGACGTATCTGCGTTCGTTCCTACTAACGTAATTTCTATTACTGACGGCCAGATCTTCCTTGAGACAAGCCTGTTCAATGCGGGCATCCGTCCTGCAATGAACGCCGGTATCTCTGTATCCCGGGTAGGTGGCGCCGCACAGACCAAGATCATGAAAAAGCTGGGTGGCGGTATCCGTCTGGCCCTGGCTCAGTATCGTGAACTGGCTGCGTTCGCTCAGTTCGCTTCCGACCTTGACGAAGCGACTCGTAAGCAGCTGGAGCACGGTCAGCGTGTTACCGAACTGATGAAGCAAAAGCAGTTCGCACCGATGACCGTTGCTGAAATGGGCTTGGTTCTGTTCGCTGCAAACGAAGGTTTCCTGGACGATGTCGACGCCAAGAAAGTAGTTCCCTTCGAAGCGGCTCTGCTTTCTTACGCCAAGAGCGAATTCGGCGATCTTCTGGCGAAGATCAACGAAGCAGGCGATTACAACGACGAAATCGCCGCCGGCCTGAAATCTTGTATCGAGAAGTTCAAATCCACTCAAACCTGGTAA
- a CDS encoding F0F1 ATP synthase subunit delta — MAESTTLARPYAKAAFELARDAGQLSEWSALLALTAAVAEDGNMHKVLNHPALTSAQKGQTFLEVCEGKLNEAGANFVRVLAENNRLVLLPEIAALFEQLKAQQEATIEVTIESAFEMNGEQENKLAQALQKKLSRNVNLRSQLNKELIGGIVVRAGDLVIDASVRGRLAKLAEAVNS; from the coding sequence ATGGCGGAAAGCACTACACTCGCCCGGCCATATGCGAAAGCGGCCTTTGAATTAGCTCGGGACGCGGGTCAATTGTCGGAATGGTCAGCGTTATTAGCGCTGACCGCCGCTGTTGCTGAAGACGGCAATATGCACAAGGTGTTAAATCACCCAGCATTGACCAGCGCTCAGAAAGGCCAGACGTTCCTTGAGGTTTGCGAAGGCAAACTCAATGAAGCGGGAGCTAACTTTGTTAGAGTCCTCGCTGAAAACAACCGTCTGGTCCTGCTGCCGGAAATCGCGGCACTGTTCGAGCAGTTAAAGGCGCAGCAAGAAGCCACAATCGAAGTCACTATTGAGAGCGCATTCGAAATGAATGGCGAGCAGGAAAACAAGCTTGCTCAAGCTCTGCAAAAGAAACTATCTCGTAACGTCAATTTGCGCTCCCAGCTTAACAAAGAGCTGATTGGGGGCATTGTCGTGCGTGCCGGTGACTTGGTGATTGATGCGTCCGTACGCGGTCGCTTGGCTAAGCTGGCTGAGGCAGTGAATTCCTGA
- a CDS encoding F0F1 ATP synthase subunit B translates to MNINLTMIGQAIAFFIFVVFCMKYVWPPVIQALREREKKIADGLQAAEHAQKDLELAQEKVAKQLREAKQQAAEIIEQANKRANQMLEEAKDQARTEGERLITAAKAEIDQEKNRAKESLRAEVAALALAGAEKILETSVDAGAHSNMLDKLAAEL, encoded by the coding sequence GTGAACATCAACCTGACAATGATAGGGCAAGCGATTGCTTTCTTTATCTTTGTCGTATTCTGCATGAAGTATGTATGGCCGCCGGTCATACAGGCTCTGCGGGAACGCGAGAAAAAGATTGCCGATGGTTTGCAGGCTGCTGAGCACGCGCAAAAGGATCTTGAGCTAGCCCAAGAAAAAGTTGCCAAGCAGTTGCGTGAAGCCAAACAGCAAGCGGCTGAAATTATCGAACAAGCCAACAAGCGCGCCAATCAGATGCTGGAAGAAGCAAAAGATCAGGCTCGTACTGAAGGCGAACGTTTGATCACTGCAGCCAAAGCTGAAATCGACCAGGAAAAGAACCGTGCTAAGGAATCGCTGCGTGCTGAAGTCGCTGCGCTGGCGTTGGCGGGTGCTGAGAAGATCCTGGAAACCTCTGTGGACGCAGGTGCGCACAGCAACATGCTAGATAAACTAGCTGCGGAACTATAA
- the atpE gene encoding F0F1 ATP synthase subunit C yields the protein METVVGMTAIAVALLIGMGALGTAIGFGLLGGKFLEGAARQPEMVPMLQVKMFIVAGLLDAVTMIGVGIALFFTFANPFIALVQ from the coding sequence ATGGAAACTGTAGTTGGTATGACCGCGATTGCTGTAGCTCTTTTGATCGGCATGGGCGCGTTAGGTACTGCAATTGGTTTCGGCTTGCTGGGCGGCAAATTCTTGGAAGGCGCTGCGCGTCAACCTGAAATGGTGCCCATGCTGCAGGTTAAAATGTTCATCGTGGCCGGTCTGCTTGACGCCGTAACCATGATCGGCGTTGGTATCGCTCTGTTCTTCACTTTCGCTAACCCGTTCATTGCTTTGGTTCAGTAA
- the atpB gene encoding F0F1 ATP synthase subunit A encodes MAGENPTASEYIQHHLQNLTFGNHPEHGWSFAHTAQEAKEMGFWAVHVDSLGWSIALGALFVWLFRKAAVKATSGVPSGLQNFVEIMVDFVDKSVKETFHGKNAVIAPLALTIFCWIFLMNLMDLVPVDFLPRLFQVVTGNEHAYFKVVPTTDVNVTLGMSLSVFFLIIYYSIKVKGVGGFLGELTLQPFGKWMLPFNLLLEGVGLIAKPISLALRLFGNLYAGELLFILIALMPLWVQWVLSVPWAIFHILVIVLQAFIFMMLTIVYLSMAHEDH; translated from the coding sequence ATGGCAGGCGAAAATCCTACAGCGTCGGAGTACATTCAGCACCATCTTCAAAACCTGACCTTTGGTAACCACCCAGAGCATGGCTGGAGTTTTGCGCACACTGCGCAGGAAGCCAAAGAAATGGGATTCTGGGCCGTCCATGTTGACAGTCTGGGTTGGTCAATCGCCTTGGGCGCCTTGTTTGTCTGGTTATTCCGCAAAGCAGCGGTGAAAGCGACCAGTGGCGTACCAAGCGGACTGCAGAACTTTGTTGAAATTATGGTCGACTTCGTCGACAAGAGCGTCAAGGAAACCTTCCACGGCAAAAATGCTGTCATCGCTCCTTTAGCGCTGACTATTTTCTGCTGGATCTTCCTGATGAACCTGATGGACTTGGTTCCCGTGGACTTCCTGCCAAGACTGTTCCAAGTCGTAACCGGCAATGAACATGCTTACTTTAAAGTCGTTCCCACCACTGACGTCAATGTGACTCTGGGAATGTCGTTGTCCGTTTTCTTCCTGATCATTTATTACAGTATTAAAGTCAAAGGCGTGGGCGGTTTCCTAGGCGAACTGACCCTGCAGCCATTCGGTAAGTGGATGCTGCCATTCAACCTGCTCCTGGAAGGCGTAGGCTTGATCGCCAAACCTATTTCTCTTGCTCTGCGTCTATTCGGTAACCTTTACGCAGGCGAGCTGCTCTTCATCCTGATAGCGTTGATGCCGTTGTGGGTGCAATGGGTGCTATCAGTGCCCTGGGCGATTTTCCACATTTTGGTTATTGTGCTGCAGGCGTTCATATTCATGATGTTGACCATCGTGTATCTGAGCATGGCGCATGAAGATCATTAA
- a CDS encoding F0F1 ATP synthase subunit I: MAVECVTSTQYNHLRLKLRVSVVQGAGVTRTRQKRDLNSAARSLIKRPPVFRIVGLQLIATVLISLIAWRWSSVHAYSALVGGLICAVPNMYFAHRAFLYQGAQAARQIVQSIYKAEAVKLGLTAIFFGLAFKFIQPLEPASLFLAFLGVQSVHWFAPLIVGRRQRK; encoded by the coding sequence ATGGCGGTTGAATGCGTTACATCGACACAATATAATCACCTGCGCCTAAAGCTACGGGTCTCTGTAGTGCAAGGGGCGGGGGTAACAAGAACTAGGCAGAAACGTGATTTGAATAGTGCAGCTCGCTCGCTTATTAAGCGGCCGCCAGTCTTTAGGATTGTGGGATTACAATTAATAGCCACGGTCCTCATATCTTTAATCGCGTGGAGATGGAGCAGCGTGCATGCGTACTCGGCTTTGGTCGGGGGACTGATTTGCGCTGTTCCAAACATGTATTTCGCCCACCGCGCCTTTCTCTATCAAGGGGCTCAAGCAGCCAGGCAAATCGTACAATCTATTTATAAGGCAGAGGCGGTTAAGCTAGGATTAACGGCCATTTTTTTTGGCCTGGCTTTTAAGTTTATCCAGCCTTTGGAGCCGGCAAGTTTATTTCTGGCTTTTCTAGGTGTGCAGTCAGTGCATTGGTTCGCGCCGCTGATTGTCGGAAGGCGGCAGCGTAAATAA
- a CDS encoding ParB/RepB/Spo0J family partition protein yields MKKRGLGDRGLNALLAGSRTRTNEEEENVKQDGVLKELPVELIQRGQYQPRRDMDPESLEELAQSIRQQGVMQPIVVREIAPNRYEIIAGERRWRATQIAGKDKIPVIIRDVPDEAAIAMALIENIQRENLNPIEEAMALQRLQDEFGLNQSQVAEAVGKSRPAIANLLRLLALHADVKTMLERGDMEMGHARALLPLDEPTQLAAANAIVEKGLSVRQTEALVRKLLQEKENPTEKIKKALDADVRKLQESLAERLGSPVTIDYNSKGKGKLVIKYSSLDELDGILAHIK; encoded by the coding sequence ATGAAAAAACGAGGTCTAGGCGATCGCGGACTGAACGCATTGTTGGCCGGGTCGCGCACACGCACCAATGAGGAAGAAGAAAACGTCAAACAGGATGGCGTTTTAAAAGAGCTTCCAGTCGAACTGATCCAGCGTGGGCAATATCAACCTCGTCGGGACATGGACCCCGAGTCGCTCGAGGAACTGGCGCAGTCTATTCGTCAACAAGGCGTCATGCAGCCTATCGTGGTGCGGGAGATTGCTCCAAACCGCTATGAAATTATCGCTGGTGAGCGCCGTTGGCGTGCGACTCAGATTGCTGGTAAAGATAAAATTCCCGTTATCATTCGCGATGTTCCCGATGAAGCCGCCATAGCAATGGCGTTGATTGAGAATATTCAAAGGGAAAACCTTAACCCTATAGAAGAGGCCATGGCGCTACAGCGCTTGCAGGACGAATTTGGTTTGAACCAGTCCCAGGTGGCGGAAGCGGTTGGAAAATCTCGCCCGGCTATAGCCAACTTACTACGCCTCCTTGCTCTCCATGCTGACGTGAAAACTATGTTGGAGCGTGGCGATATGGAAATGGGGCATGCCAGAGCTTTGTTGCCTTTGGATGAGCCAACACAGTTGGCTGCGGCGAACGCCATTGTCGAGAAGGGCTTGTCGGTCAGACAAACAGAAGCTTTGGTGAGAAAGCTGTTGCAGGAAAAAGAAAATCCGACGGAAAAAATCAAGAAAGCCCTGGATGCGGATGTCCGCAAGTTGCAGGAAAGTCTGGCGGAAAGGCTGGGGTCGCCAGTCACTATCGATTACAACAGTAAAGGCAAGGGTAAGCTAGTTATCAAATACAGTTCTCTGGACGAGTTGGACGGTATTCTCGCTCATATTAAATAA
- a CDS encoding ParA family protein has protein sequence MARILAVTNQKGGVGKTTTCVNLAASLAATRRKVLLVDIDPQGNATMGSGIDKNTIEHTVYDVLTKKADAAQVVKTSEAAGYDVMPANGDVTAAEVELMNEIGREYRLRNAIKEVAANYDYVLLDCPPALNLLTVNALVAANGVLIPMQCEYYALEGLAALMNTIEQIRETVNPSLEIEGLLRTMYDPRNSLTLDVSRQITDYFGDKVYRSIIPRNVRLAEAPSYGVPALKYDKSSRGAIAYLALAGEIIRKDRKAAKEAVPA, from the coding sequence ATGGCGCGAATATTGGCTGTAACCAACCAAAAAGGCGGTGTCGGCAAAACCACGACCTGCGTCAATCTGGCAGCCTCTCTAGCCGCTACCCGGCGCAAAGTATTGCTGGTGGATATTGATCCACAGGGCAATGCGACGATGGGAAGCGGTATCGATAAAAATACGATTGAACACACCGTTTACGATGTGCTCACTAAAAAGGCGGACGCCGCCCAGGTAGTGAAGACGTCTGAAGCGGCGGGGTACGATGTAATGCCCGCCAATGGAGATGTCACGGCGGCGGAAGTCGAGCTGATGAACGAGATCGGTCGGGAGTACCGTCTGCGCAACGCTATTAAGGAAGTGGCGGCGAACTATGATTATGTGCTGCTTGACTGTCCTCCGGCATTGAACTTATTAACGGTGAATGCATTGGTGGCGGCCAATGGCGTCTTGATTCCCATGCAGTGTGAGTATTACGCGCTTGAGGGACTGGCGGCGTTGATGAACACTATCGAACAAATCCGCGAAACGGTTAATCCGAGTCTGGAAATAGAAGGTCTGTTGCGCACCATGTACGATCCCCGCAACAGCCTGACATTGGACGTATCGCGGCAAATTACGGATTACTTTGGCGATAAAGTGTATCGCTCAATTATTCCGCGCAACGTAAGGTTGGCGGAAGCGCCTTCCTATGGCGTGCCGGCGCTGAAATACGATAAAAGCTCAAGAGGCGCCATTGCTTATCTGGCATTGGCGGGAGAAATTATTCGCAAAGACAGGAAGGCGGCGAAAGAAGCCGTCCCAGCCTGA
- the rsmG gene encoding 16S rRNA (guanine(527)-N(7))-methyltransferase RsmG, with amino-acid sequence MALVLNQTEQLTSGLKAMGVSLAEAQQIQILRYLELLHKWNKAYNLTAVRDPALHVSRHILDSLAALPYLKGAQFLDVGAGAGLPGIPLSIAQPDSHWTLLDSNGKKTRFMDQCRMDMGLTNLRVEHTRIEAFTPDAKFDGIISRAFATIGDMIAGCRDLILPETRIYALKGLYPHDEIEAMPADFEVVEWHKLEVPGCDGERHLLIIARSGNTGGS; translated from the coding sequence ATGGCGTTGGTTTTGAATCAAACGGAGCAGCTGACGTCTGGCTTAAAGGCGATGGGAGTGAGTTTGGCGGAGGCGCAGCAAATTCAAATTCTGCGTTATCTGGAACTGCTGCATAAATGGAACAAGGCGTATAACCTCACTGCCGTGCGCGATCCTGCATTGCATGTGAGCCGTCATATACTTGATTCGCTAGCCGCGCTTCCTTATTTAAAAGGCGCTCAGTTTCTGGATGTTGGCGCTGGCGCAGGTTTACCGGGAATCCCCCTTTCCATTGCGCAGCCGGACTCCCACTGGACATTGTTGGATAGCAACGGCAAAAAAACCCGATTCATGGATCAGTGCCGGATGGATATGGGGCTGACGAATCTTCGGGTTGAACACACCCGTATCGAAGCGTTTACGCCCGACGCCAAGTTTGACGGAATAATATCCAGAGCTTTCGCGACGATTGGCGATATGATTGCCGGATGTCGCGATCTAATTCTTCCCGAAACGCGCATTTATGCGTTGAAAGGCCTTTATCCCCATGACGAGATTGAAGCCATGCCGGCGGACTTTGAAGTTGTGGAATGGCATAAGCTGGAGGTTCCCGGTTGTGATGGGGAACGTCATTTGCTTATTATTGCGCGTAGTGGAAATACCGGAGGCTCATAA